TGCCAGCGGTTATCCATCACTGCTCTATTCTACGTACGGATGTCACCCAACTTGCCAAACATGCCTGAATAACAAAAGTATTCATTGTTTTATCCCTTCCATGCTCCCCTTCCAATGGTTCTACTTGTGAATGTGTCAGTATTTACTTGCAATTCTGGTATTCTATTAATAAGTCAGGAGGCTCAgctatatgtctctatgacataagTTACTAAACTATTTTTGAATGATTTGTCAagtttgaaacttttatttttatttttttatttttcagatcaAATTCAGCACAGACCTCCCAGAACGCCCTCCGACATCCACCCACAGAATACTCCTACTATAGAGCTGCGCCATCGATCCCACTCACCCCTCTCCACCAACCATCACCCATCTCCAGATGCTGAAACCCGCCCACTGCGTTCGCCCATGGACAGCAACCTGCGCCGCCCGTCCCCTGCCGATAGACTCCACCGATTGCAAAGTGAAGGCAACCACCACAATCAGGATACCTACCCCTTATCGGTGTCTCCTGCCGAAGCCAACCACTGTCCCAATGATACCCTTCCCAAACCCAGCAGCCCGCGGCAGGAGAACCCACGTGTCATCCAGCTCATGCCAAGCCCCATTATGCACCCGCTGCTCCTTAATTCTCGGCATCCTGTGGAGTTTAAGCAGCCGAGGTTAGGAGCAGATGATGGGCAGCAGCGTGAGACCAAACCTATGAACTTATCCCACCGTGAGGAGATGGCGTACATGAATCATGTCATGGTGTCCATCTCTTCCTCCGAGGAACAGACCATTCCCATGGGAAGGATAGCCGGTATGATAGTGGCATTTATCCCCTTACAGAAGGGATTCTCGACACATGGGCTACACTGGCTTGTAATCTCGCAGTGTGTATGGTGATCCTAATCCATAGTGACTACACCTTGGGGTGGCATAGGAGTCAGTGTTGAATTCTGCATATAAGCATGGCCGTAATGTGGGCAGGGCAAATAGGTGGGTCATGGTGTAAGATGAGAAGAGGTAGTGCAATCTGTAGCATTATTTCAGACTGTTGGGTAATGTGGGGTGAAGTGCTGGGTTTCAGGTGTTACTGTAGACTAGGATGTGCTGTGTGCACCATGTTAGTGAAGTCATGGCAAATGAAGGCTGCTACTATATGGAAGATGTTATCGTAAGGTGATAAGCTACAGATGGCAGGGACATGATGTAAGAAGTGGGTTGCAATGCTATGTGTATTGTGTTACAGGCCCTGGGGTAATGTGTTGGATGTCAGCTGATATTGTAGACTTTAGTATGGTGGGCTCTTTAGGGGGGGTTGTAGGGTTATGTTAGGTGTTCATTGATTTGTGAACAGGTGTTACTAATAGAAAGGCTCTAGTGTAGGATATGAAGTGCAGTGCTCTGTATAGGGTGTTATTACAGTGTAATGATGAGATCATGTGTAAGGGGTTACACAGTGGGGTAGATTGGGTTTAGCGGTGTGTGTAGGGTGTTGTCATAGATAGGAAGGTCCTAGTGTAGGATGTGGGGTGCAGTGCTCTGTATAGGTGTTATTACAGTGTAATGATCATGTGTAAGGGGTTACACAGTGGGGTATATTGGTTTAGCGGTGTATGTAGGGTGTTGTCATAGATAGGAAGGTCCTAGTGTAGGATGTGGGGTGCTGTGCTCTGTATAGGTGTTATTACAGACAGTGTAAggatggggtcacatgtagggggTTACATTGTGGGGTTTTTGGGACGAAGGGGTAAATTATTACAGGTAGCAGGATTATGGGGTTTTGTTTAGTGTGTATTTCCACGTGCAGAGTGTTACTGTAGACAGTGGGGTGCAGTGTCAAGTACAGCATGATGTTACAGACAGCATTGCACCCACATATATGACCCCACTCATGACTATATGTGACCCTATGACCCCACAATGACTAAAGGACACATTTGGTTATTGGTCCTAATCTTGTCTTTTCTCCATGTCACACTCCAGATTGCCGGCTGCTCTGGGATTATGTGTATCAGCTCTTGTCTGACACGAGATATGAGAACTTTATTCGCTGGGAAGATAAAGAGTCAATGGTTTTTCGAATCATGGACCCCAATGGTCTGGCACGACTCTGGGGCAACCACAAGGTGATTTGTCTTTTGATACTCTCCTGGTTACTTCCTTGACATCTGTTGGTGCCTTTTTCTGGCTCCCGATCCCCTTCACGAATTCCTTTTCTCATTTCCATAAATAGAACAGAACAAACATGACTTATGAGAAGATGTCGCGGGCACTTCGCCATTACTACAAGCTTAACATCATCCGCAAGGAACCTGGGCAGAGACTACTCTTCAGGTAACAAGATTCTGTTGTATGGTGGTTATAGTCCTATTTCCCTCAGGGGGAAATCAGTGCAGAACACAGCACAAATATGACTGCATCCGGTTATAAATAAACTGAAGGGGCAGAAATCATCCCTGAGTCATATGATGgaaatgttttatatataaatgtatatatacatatacatgtcCCTCTCATCATGCATCAGGATACAGCACAGATTTCATGTGATTTCTTAGTATTGCGCCCTGCTGGGTATTACATTGTGTGTAATGACCCTTATAGAAAGAATGTAACAACTAAAATATCACAACCCCCTCCCTTTAATCCTTTGGACAAGAATAttagtactataatactgttcgcTGTAAACATACTTATAATAAATATACCTATtataaaactgcctcctatgtacaagattatgcctactataaaactgcctcctatgtacaattatatacctactataaaactgcctcctatgtacaagaatatacctactataaaactgcctcctatgtacaagaatatacctactataatactacccactgtgaacaagaatatacctataataaaactgcctcctatgtacaagaatatacctactataaaactgtatctgtaaagaataaatcaaggcaactggacgtactgtagatttcttgaaaacgtttcactcgttcttccaacgagctttctcaattctgagtgactgtacaaaaattctgggaataaatatgtaactgaatcaacatctggtaattatacccagcattgggtcaaaggtgttgattccataatcctaattggagtcagtaggtgataaagacttcccagaaaaaggtgtcaaggcagcattgtatgtggcagacaatagatgtctaaccccccacctctattcaagcttggcttctccatttttacgtagatggcctccttcacgcctcgctttaaacccagcaacacactgaggcaacaacgggttcaccccaaagacccaacgcctaaacacaatatggacaacattgtgtacacagtccagtgcaatgaggaatgctcagaactgtatatcggcaaaacaaaacaacaactacatcagcgtatggctcagcatagaagacccaaaacctctggtcaagattcagccatgtacttacatctaaaaggaacaggtcacaccttttgaagacagtcaagtacgtgttttggataaggaggctgattggtacaaacgaggcgtgaaggaggccatctacgtaaaaatggagaagccaagcttgaatagaggtggggggttagacatctattgtctgcctcatacaatgctgtcttgacacctttttctgggaagtctttatcacctactgactccaattaagaTTATGGAATCAACATCTTTGACCGAAtgttgggtataattaccagatgttgattcagttacatatttattcccagaatttttgtacagtcactcagaattgagaaagctcgttggaagaacgagtgaaacgttttcaagaaatctacagtacgtccagttgccttgatttattctttacagatataccgtgacctggataaatgagaaccttcacagacatactataatactgcctcctatgtacaagaatataccatACCATACCTATtataaaactgcctcctatgtacaagaatatacctactataaaactgcctcctatgtacaagaatataccatACCTATtataaaactgcctcctatgtacaagaatataccgtaCCTATtataaaactgcctcctatgtacaagaatataccgtaCCTATtataaaactgcctcctatgtacaagaatatacctactataatactgcttcctatgtacaagaatatacctattaTAAAACTGCCCACTGTGAACAAGAATATACCTATTATAaagctgcctcctatgtacaagaatatacctactataatacttcccactgtgaacaagaatatacctactataaaactgcctcctatgtacaatatacctgctataaaactgcctcctgtgtacaagaatatacctactataatactgcccactgtgaacaagaatatacctactataaaactgcctcctatgtacaagaatatgcttACTATAaaactgcatcctatgtacaatataactgctataaaactgcctcctatgcacaagaatatacctactataaaactGCCCACTTGGAACAAGAATATACCTATtataaaactgcctcctatgtacaagaatatgcctactttaatactgcacactgtgaacaagaatatacctactagaAAACTGCCTTCtatatacaatatacctgctataaaactgcctcctatgtacaagaatatactgtaagaaggtacaagtaatcatcgtggatgataggtacgtgtcaccgaggttcctggcctcggtggagtaagagccagtttttatgtgtcagcagcatttgctgtttgacaccttggtacttagccTGGCTGTAATAGcttggagtagtcaaagtgctgggtgggtgactactcccccacgttccaggccgggttttgccaggcataaaaccagccagcactgccaggtgtacaggattacctccgtctgacagtgaagctcagggggtctgtgtgctgggatctgaggcctgtgctgagCTGGAGGGcggagacccgtgtgtcaggggaacaggccgtcTAAAGCCGGTgtttgaactttctgaggcagaactgccaccaaggtgtttttgttttgtttttttatatatttttttttatgttaacttgccattgggtgtgaagtaacaccaacactgcaaaagtgatgttttgttttaggcatcatgtgtgaataaacacggaagtttgaatTAGGAACTTGTATTttacctctgtactgcgcccgcttatcctaactaccagagcgaatccccacaattggtggaggatgcgtacatgagcagtgaggctggcgtgaacgccgaaaTATTTTGAGGTTTGcattttttgggcacagttgtatgtcatACCAGCAGTATTACAACCCGtgtcccacgacaaaatggaggctgttgtgaaggccctcatggaggttaatcagcagcgagagacaaagctgcaacaactggaggctaacaagcagcagcaagagaccaaccagttgctgctacaatacatgatggctttgcagacagcaggagcaaccacgAGCGTCCACAATGCCCAGAAGCCAGTCGGTgcggcgattcctaagatgacacccgcagacaACACCGAAACCTACCCggtgatgtacgagaaagtggccttaagggagaagctaccccaaaaccagtgggctgaggtcgtcgctccgttcctcgCATGCGATTCCCAgctggtgtatttcgacttgcccgACGATCATGCGGCCGGTTACCAAATAgtgaagggtgagattttggcaacgCTTGggatgaatgtgttggtccgggcccagcgggtacatcagtggggtttAAGCTAGCTGAGCCCgggagaccccagtattatgacttacttcaccttttgcaaaagtggctacagcctgaggtGCTGAGTCCTATGGTTATGCTGGGTAgaatattggctgatatgttctggagggctttgccaccccctctccagcaatggattgtcCAGGTCTCTCCatgtaatgcccttgagatggtc
The Bufo gargarizans isolate SCDJY-AF-19 chromosome 2, ASM1485885v1, whole genome shotgun sequence genome window above contains:
- the ETV6 gene encoding transcription factor ETV6 isoform X3 encodes the protein MEEDPVRLPAHLRLPPSHWSRDDLSQWLRWAENEFALHPIENNTFEMNGKALLLLTKEDFRYRCPHSGDVLYEVLQHILRQRKPRPFPPSVFHTGNSIQSHPDIILPHNHHDDQIQHRPPRTPSDIHPQNTPTIELRHRSHSPLSTNHHPSPDAETRPLRSPMDSNLRRPSPADRLHRLQSEGNHHNQDTYPLSVSPAEANHCPNDTLPKPSSPRQENPRVIQLMPSPIMHPLLLNSRHPVEFKQPRLGADDGQQRETKPMNLSHREEMAYMNHVMVSISSSEEQTIPMGRIADCRLLWDYVYQLLSDTRYENFIRWEDKESMVFRIMDPNGLARLWGNHKNRTNMTYEKMSRALRHYYKLNIIRKEPGQRLLFRFMKTPDEIMSGRTDRLEHLESQELDETMYQEDDC
- the ETV6 gene encoding transcription factor ETV6 isoform X2 encodes the protein MRRLGGDWRKRQEQISYSPPESPGQNCATASPSSLHVSGPRTYRMEEDPVRLPAHLRLPPSHWSRDDLSQWLRWAENEFALHPIENNTFEMNGKALLLLTKEDFRYRCPHSGDVLYEVLQHILRQRKPRPFPPSVFHTGNSIQSHPDIILPHNHHDDQIQHRPPRTPSDIHPQNTPTIELRHRSHSPLSTNHHPSPDAETRPLRSPMDSNLRRPSPADRLHRLQSEGNHHNQDTYPLSVSPAEANHCPNDTLPKPSSPRQENPRVIQLMPSPIMHPLLLNSRHPVEFKQPRLGADDGQQRETKPMNLSHREEMAYMNHVMVSISSSEEQTIPMGRIADCRLLWDYVYQLLSDTRYENFIRWEDKESMVFRIMDPNGLARLWGNHKNRTNMTYEKMSRALRHYYKLNIIRKEPGQRLLFRFMKTPDEIMSGRTDRLEHLESQELDETMYQEDDC
- the ETV6 gene encoding transcription factor ETV6 isoform X1 is translated as MLSSFLAMSSAQFGIKQEQISYSPPESPGQNCATASPSSLHVSGPRTYRMEEDPVRLPAHLRLPPSHWSRDDLSQWLRWAENEFALHPIENNTFEMNGKALLLLTKEDFRYRCPHSGDVLYEVLQHILRQRKPRPFPPSVFHTGNSIQSHPDIILPHNHHDDQIQHRPPRTPSDIHPQNTPTIELRHRSHSPLSTNHHPSPDAETRPLRSPMDSNLRRPSPADRLHRLQSEGNHHNQDTYPLSVSPAEANHCPNDTLPKPSSPRQENPRVIQLMPSPIMHPLLLNSRHPVEFKQPRLGADDGQQRETKPMNLSHREEMAYMNHVMVSISSSEEQTIPMGRIADCRLLWDYVYQLLSDTRYENFIRWEDKESMVFRIMDPNGLARLWGNHKNRTNMTYEKMSRALRHYYKLNIIRKEPGQRLLFRFMKTPDEIMSGRTDRLEHLESQELDETMYQEDDC